The Deltaproteobacteria bacterium genome includes a region encoding these proteins:
- a CDS encoding polyprenyl synthetase family protein: protein MQIQDVFQRYSDDLNRVEECMEESLRSDIHLIPQVIHHIIGSGGKRFRPLLLLAAADLCGYRGERRDNMSVVIEFVHTATLLHDDVIDSAEIRRGSVSANKIWGNAASVLVGDYLYSTAFKLMTSDGNLAIMKLVSQTTNTMSEGEIFQLVKCGKINLTEKEYLSIIEKKTSLLISTACAVGGILGNAPDAQIEALARFGMRLGSAYQITDDTLDYVAKEDDFGKAVGKDLTEGKITLPLIWVLKQCSAKEKNLIKKVVQHKAEGADQLLEIVDLIHKYDGVNYALAKARAYIDNAENLLQVFPDSDAKTALLTISQYIIERRF from the coding sequence ATGCAGATACAGGACGTATTTCAGCGTTACAGCGACGATTTAAACCGCGTGGAGGAGTGCATGGAAGAGTCTCTTCGCTCGGACATCCACCTCATTCCGCAGGTTATCCATCACATCATCGGCAGCGGGGGCAAGCGCTTTCGGCCGCTGCTCCTGCTCGCCGCCGCCGATCTCTGCGGCTACCGGGGGGAACGGCGCGACAACATGTCTGTCGTCATCGAGTTCGTGCATACCGCCACTCTGCTCCATGACGACGTTATAGACAGCGCCGAGATAAGACGGGGCAGCGTTTCAGCCAATAAAATCTGGGGCAATGCCGCCAGTGTCCTCGTGGGCGATTACCTCTATTCCACCGCTTTCAAACTCATGACCTCCGACGGCAACCTCGCCATCATGAAGCTGGTTTCCCAGACGACCAACACCATGTCCGAGGGGGAAATATTTCAGTTAGTCAAGTGCGGCAAAATCAACCTTACGGAGAAGGAATACCTGTCCATCATCGAGAAAAAAACCTCGCTCCTCATATCAACTGCCTGCGCCGTGGGGGGGATACTGGGCAATGCCCCGGACGCACAGATTGAGGCGCTGGCCAGATTCGGCATGCGGCTCGGTTCCGCCTATCAAATAACTGACGATACGCTGGATTACGTCGCCAAGGAAGATGATTTTGGGAAGGCGGTCGGCAAGGATCTGACGGAAGGCAAGATTACCCTTCCGCTTATCTGGGTCTTGAAACAATGTTCGGCCAAAGAAAAGAATCTGATTAAAAAAGTGGTGCAGCATAAAGCAGAGGGCGCCGATCAATTGCTGGAGATTGTGGACTTGATTCACAAGTATGACGGCGTGAATTATGCGCTCGCCAAGGCCAGGGCATACATAGACAACGCTGAAAACTTGCTGCAAGTTTTTCCTGATTCCGACGCGAAAACCGCTCTTCTGACAATTTCCCAGTACATCATTGAACGTCGGTTTTGA